In the genome of Nocardioides sp. NBC_00368, the window GCTGACGCGATCATCTCCGGCGACCGGGTCAAGGCGCTCGAGGAGATCCGCTGGGCCCTCGACACCGGCTCGTCCCCGGTCTACGTCCTCTCCGCCGTGGCCGGTCAGCTGCGCACCGTCGCCAACCACGTCGCCGGCATCCGCGACAGCGGCACCCCGCCCTGGAAACAGAAGTCCATCGCCGCTCTCGCCCGCGGCTGGTCGCGCGAAGCCATCGGCGAGGCCCTCCGCTCGGTCGCCCGGGCCGACGCCGACCTCAAGGGCGCCGCCAGCGACCCTGCGTACACGCTCGAGCGCCTCGTCCTCACCATCGCTGCCCTCCGGCAGCGCTGACCACAACCACGCCGAGTCTGCACTTCTGGGGGCCGAAACTGCACTTGTGGCGGACGAAACTCGAGTTTCGTCCGCCACAACTGCCGACTCGGCCGCCACAACTGCCGACTCGGCCGCCACAACTGCCGACTCGGCCGCCACAACTGCCGACTCGGCCGCCACAACTGCCGACTCGGCCGCCACAACTGCCGACTCGGCCGACGTCTCGGCAAATGCGAAAGCCCCCGCCACGCAGGACGGGGGCTTCGGGTTGGCTTACCTCAGAGGGAGGCAGCCTTCTTGGCGATCGCCGACTTGCGGTTGGCGGCCTGGTTCTTGTGGATGACGCCCTTGGAGACGGCCTTGTCGAGCTTCTTGGTGGCGACCTTGGCGCTCTCGACCGCAGCGTCCTTCTCGCCGGCCTCGGCGGCGGCGTGGAACTTGCGGATGACGGTCTTGAGCTCGCTCTTGACGGCCTTGTTGCGCTCGTGCGCCTTCTCGTTCTGCTTGTTGCGCTTGATCTGCGACTTGATGTTCGCCATGGGTTAGTGATCTCCAGTGCTTCGACGTGTGGTGGTGCGAGCTCTCAATCCGGCCCCTCGGGGAAAGTGAGAGGGGAGAGGCCTACGCGAACACGCTTACGGTCAAGATTACAGACACGCGTCGTGTGGCCTCAAATCGCCGTACCCTCAGTAGCTACTCGGGGGTAGGATGTGGTGATCTCGGTCACGAGATTTCCGGGCGGGACCCCTGTTGCGACGCGACTCGAGCGTCTAAGGTCCCCCGCGCGGCGCCTCTCGTGCACACCGCCCATTGCCACCCCCACGCAAATACTGCAGGCCAGGAGAATCATGCCGACCCAGTCCGCGATCGATCTTGCATTTCTCGACGAGATGCCGGCGAACTTCGCCCTTCATTTCCTCAACCGCGTCAAGGCGACCCCTGACGCGGAGGCGTTCCGCTATCCGGTGGTCGGCTCGACGACCGAGGCAGGCGGGGAGGAGTGGAAGTCGCTGACCTGGAAGGAGGCCAGCGACCAGGCCAGCCGCCTCGCTGCGGGCCTCGTGTCGCTCGGTCTCGAGCTCGAGCAGCGGGTCGGCATCGCCTCGACCACGCGCTACGAGTGGATCATCGCCGACCTCGCGGTGATGCTCGCCGGCGGCGCCACCACGACGGTCTACCCGACGACCAACGTCGACGACACCGCCTACATCCTCGGCGACGCCGAGTGCCGCTTCGTCTTCGCCGAGGACGACAGCCAGCTCGCCAAGATCGCCGAGAGGGCCGCCGACCTGCCCGAGATCGTCAAGGTCATCACCTTCGACGGTGAGACCGACGGCGACCGGGTCATCGGCCTGGACGACCTGGCGGCCATCGGTGACAAGTACCTCGCCGACCACCCGGACCTGATCGAGGAGATCGCAGCCAAGATCACCCCGGACCACCTGGCCACCCTGGTCTACACCTCCGGCACCACCGGCCGGCCGAAGGGCGTGCGCCTGCTCCACCGCGCCTGGGTCTACGAGGGCGAG includes:
- the rpsT gene encoding 30S ribosomal protein S20; amino-acid sequence: MANIKSQIKRNKQNEKAHERNKAVKSELKTVIRKFHAAAEAGEKDAAVESAKVATKKLDKAVSKGVIHKNQAANRKSAIAKKAASL